The genomic segment GATCATCTACCTCTTCGACCCCGCCTACATATCCCTGCTCTGGCAGGACGCGAGCGGCCGGCTGCTCGCCAGTGCCCTGGTCACCTCGATCTCGGTGGGTTTCGTGTTGTGCCGGCGCATGGCGCGGGTGGAGGCCTAGGAACCATCATGTTGATCTTCTCTCTTCTCGCCTTCCTGACGGGCTCCCTTCTCGCATTGGGCATCGCCGGCCTCGCCTGGCGATCCCCTCTGCAACGCCGCCTGCTGCGCCTTCACGGAGCCGATGGCGGCCAGCTGGAGACCGGATCTGCTGGGGAGTCCTTCCTCCACCGGCTCGAGCGATGGCTCGGGCCCCTGGCTCGTGCCACTGGCGGCGACTCGGCGGAGGCCCGCACGCGGCTCGTGCAGGCCGGACATCGCGACGAACGCGCCCTGGTCCTCTTTCTGGGCGGCCGCCTGGCGGCACCCGTGGCCCTGGTGGCCCTGACCCTTCTCGCCGGTCCCGTGCTCGGCATTCCCATGGCTCAGCGCTGGGTTGCGTGCATCCTCTTCGCCATGCTCGGCTACCTGGGACCCGGGCTCTGGCTCGACCAGAAACGCCAAGCCCGCCAGGCAGCCATTCGGCGCGGCCTCCCCGACGCCCTCGACCTGATGCTCGTCTGCCTGGAAGCGGGTCTGGCGCTGGCCGGCGCCTTGGGCCGGGTTGCCCGGGAGCTGGTGCGCACGAATCCGCCGCTCTGCGAGGAGTTGCGCCTCGTGACCCGCGAGATGCAGGCCGGCAAGTCCAGTGCGGAGGCCCTCGAAGCCTTCGCGGATCGTGTGGGAATCGAAGAGGTTCGTGCCTTGGTCGCCATGCTCGTCCAGAGCGAGCGCTTCGGTACGGGCGTTGGCGATGCCCTGCGCGTGCACACCGAGGGCATGCGCCGAGAGCGTA from the bacterium genome contains:
- a CDS encoding type II secretion system F family protein produces the protein MLIFSLLAFLTGSLLALGIAGLAWRSPLQRRLLRLHGADGGQLETGSAGESFLHRLERWLGPLARATGGDSAEARTRLVQAGHRDERALVLFLGGRLAAPVALVALTLLAGPVLGIPMAQRWVACILFAMLGYLGPGLWLDQKRQARQAAIRRGLPDALDLMLVCLEAGLALAGALGRVARELVRTNPPLCEELRLVTREMQAGKSSAEALEAFADRVGIEEVRALVAMLVQSERFGTGVGDALRVHTEGMRRERIQRAEEMAYKAAVKMIIPAAMFIFPATLLVILGPAAIRMFDMFAKN